One Amorphoplanes digitatis genomic window carries:
- a CDS encoding polyketide cyclase — protein sequence MIGDRWGVTDDETLRHYPCDEFVVAPALQVWRGVNVAAPAATVWPWVAQVRIAPYSYDWIDNLGRRSPRQLVGLPEPEIGEAFTSSGGRKLGRIVSLDPGKQLTGTIMGAFMSYVLLPQEHDTTRLLLKVSMQTNRLAALALSVGDLVMARRQLLNLKQLAERRTTPPR from the coding sequence ATGATCGGCGACCGGTGGGGCGTGACCGACGACGAGACGCTGCGCCACTATCCGTGCGACGAGTTCGTCGTCGCACCTGCATTGCAGGTGTGGCGAGGAGTCAACGTTGCGGCGCCCGCCGCGACAGTATGGCCGTGGGTTGCCCAGGTACGGATCGCGCCGTACTCCTATGACTGGATCGACAACCTGGGCCGCCGCTCACCTCGTCAGCTGGTGGGCCTCCCCGAACCTGAGATCGGAGAGGCATTCACCTCCTCCGGCGGGCGGAAGTTGGGCAGGATCGTCTCTCTCGACCCGGGGAAGCAGCTGACGGGGACCATCATGGGCGCCTTCATGTCCTACGTGCTCCTGCCTCAGGAGCACGACACGACCCGCCTGCTGCTCAAGGTGAGCATGCAGACGAACCGTTTGGCCGCCCTCGCGCTGTCCGTCGGTGACCTCGTGATGGCTCGCCGGCAGTTGCTGAACCTGAAGCAACTCGCCGAACGCCGAACCACTCCCCCGAGGTGA
- a CDS encoding tetratricopeptide repeat protein has product MVRDGSAGAVARWVEVHRLAVAGREPAVARDVGYRVAGVWLRRSRFADVAAVATATLTLGPDAGSFYALGWAQSATGQPRQALANCEQALHRFREAGDRGSEAATLSNIGLVYDGLGDRQQALAYYRQALPIRREVGNRAGEANTLNNIGLVYDGLGDRQQALAYYQQALPIQREVGHRAGESNTLNNIGAVYDRLGDRQQALAYFQQALPITREVGDRAGEANTLHNIGHVYDGLGDRQQALAYYQQALPTLREVGNRAGEATTLNNIGFVYHGLGDRQQALAYYQQALPIRREVGDRAGEAVTLTNIGGVHEGLGDRQRALDYYQQALPITREVGDRASEATTLNNIGSVHSRLGDRQQALTYYQQALPIRQEVGDRAGEATTRYNIAMIHRAERNLDQAAGELEIVVDLDRQIGNPDLESDTAMLEQVRQERVRDQSDLIT; this is encoded by the coding sequence TTGGTTCGCGATGGGTCGGCCGGCGCGGTCGCCCGGTGGGTGGAGGTGCACCGGCTGGCGGTCGCGGGCCGGGAGCCCGCGGTCGCCCGGGATGTCGGTTACCGGGTGGCGGGGGTGTGGCTGCGCAGGTCCCGGTTCGCGGATGTGGCGGCCGTGGCGACCGCGACCCTGACACTCGGCCCGGACGCCGGCTCCTTCTACGCCCTGGGCTGGGCACAGTCCGCCACCGGGCAGCCCCGACAGGCCTTGGCCAACTGCGAGCAGGCGCTCCACCGGTTTCGGGAGGCCGGCGACCGCGGCAGCGAGGCCGCCACTCTCTCCAACATCGGCCTTGTGTACGACGGGCTCGGGGACCGGCAGCAGGCCCTGGCCTACTACCGGCAGGCCCTGCCCATCCGGCGGGAGGTCGGTAACCGCGCCGGCGAAGCCAACACCCTCAACAACATCGGCCTCGTGTACGACGGGCTCGGGGACCGGCAGCAGGCCCTGGCCTACTACCAGCAGGCCCTGCCCATCCAGCGGGAGGTCGGCCACCGCGCCGGCGAGTCCAACACCCTCAACAACATCGGCGCCGTGTACGACAGGCTGGGGGACCGGCAGCAGGCCCTGGCCTACTTCCAGCAGGCCCTGCCCATCACCCGGGAGGTCGGCGACCGCGCCGGCGAAGCCAACACCCTCCACAACATCGGCCACGTGTACGACGGGCTCGGGGACCGGCAGCAGGCCCTGGCCTACTACCAGCAGGCCCTGCCCACCCTGCGGGAGGTCGGCAACCGCGCCGGCGAAGCCACCACCCTCAACAACATCGGCTTCGTGTATCACGGGCTGGGGGACCGGCAGCAGGCACTGGCCTACTACCAGCAGGCGCTGCCCATCCGGCGGGAGGTCGGCGACCGCGCCGGCGAAGCCGTCACCCTCACCAACATCGGCGGCGTGCACGAGGGTCTCGGGGACCGGCAGCGGGCCTTGGACTACTACCAGCAGGCCCTGCCCATCACCCGGGAGGTCGGCGACCGCGCCAGCGAAGCCACCACCCTCAACAACATCGGCTCCGTGCACAGTAGGCTCGGGGACCGGCAGCAGGCCCTGACCTACTACCAGCAGGCCCTGCCCATCCGGCAGGAGGTCGGCGACCGCGCCGGCGAAGCCACCACCCGGTACAACATCGCGATGATCCACCGGGCGGAACGGAATCTCGACCAGGCAGCCGGCGAGCTTGAGATCGTCGTCGACCTCGACCGCCAAATCGGCAACCCGGACCTCGAATCCGACACCGCCATGCTCGAACAGGTACGCCAAGAACGAGTACGAGATCAGAGTGACCTGATCACTTGA
- a CDS encoding META domain-containing protein — protein sequence MALAMVAVLALVGCAVSGSAESAAPAPFRARPGPPDPIALVGMWRLTGIGAEAGTTVGLTPGGLTIYQSCGELLGSWNADSQGLFTGDVIASTDDCDPRTRILWLSDAAGYRLGGRDAELVDPDGRAVARLVASGEPLRPDRESFEVTDEFRRLFDPPAALPPHLTPADRRELPGRWVPVRGGSKALEQPNLEIGADGRWLGSDGCNGSGGGWVAGPAGTLLATSGVSTLVGCDNVPVGDWLSSARRAGFDGAMLVLLDRNAKELGRLHRDDGGPSIPAPPAGN from the coding sequence ATGGCGCTGGCGATGGTGGCCGTGCTCGCGCTGGTGGGCTGTGCCGTTTCCGGATCCGCGGAGTCCGCCGCACCCGCTCCGTTTCGGGCCCGGCCTGGGCCGCCGGACCCGATCGCCTTGGTCGGCATGTGGAGGCTGACCGGTATCGGCGCGGAGGCCGGCACGACGGTGGGTCTGACTCCGGGAGGACTCACGATCTACCAAAGCTGTGGCGAGTTGCTGGGTTCCTGGAATGCCGATTCTCAGGGGCTGTTCACCGGCGACGTCATTGCCAGCACGGACGATTGCGACCCGCGAACCCGCATCCTCTGGCTTAGCGATGCCGCCGGATACCGGCTCGGCGGCCGCGACGCGGAGCTGGTCGACCCCGACGGCAGAGCGGTTGCCCGCCTGGTCGCCAGCGGTGAGCCACTGCGGCCCGACCGCGAGTCTTTCGAGGTGACCGATGAGTTTCGCCGCTTGTTCGACCCGCCCGCCGCGCTCCCTCCGCACCTGACGCCGGCCGACCGGCGGGAGCTGCCCGGTCGATGGGTACCGGTCCGTGGCGGATCGAAGGCGCTTGAGCAGCCAAACCTGGAGATCGGCGCCGATGGCCGCTGGTTGGGCTCGGACGGGTGCAACGGGTCCGGGGGCGGCTGGGTCGCCGGACCCGCGGGCACCCTTCTGGCGACGTCCGGGGTCAGCACCCTCGTGGGCTGCGACAACGTGCCGGTCGGAGACTGGTTGTCGTCCGCGCGGCGGGCCGGGTTCGACGGTGCGATGCTCGTGCTTCTCGACCGGAACGCCAAGGAACTGGGCCGCCTCCACCGGGACGACGGCGGCCCGAGCATCCCCGCACCGCCGGCCGGCAACTGA